The Streptomyces sp. NBC_00569 genomic sequence CACAGGTGACGCGACCCGCGAAGACCCCGGGCGAGCCGCCCGCGTCCCGCGTCAGGCGACATCTGCCCACCAGTCCCTGGCTGTTCGCCGCCCCCGGGCTCGCGGTCGTCGCCGTCTTCATCCTGTATCCGTTCGTCTCCACCGTGGTCAACTCCTTCACCGACCGGCGGACCCTGATCCCCGGCGAGTTCGTAGGCCTGGCCAACTTCCGGGAGCTGCTGCACGACGACATGTTCTGGACGGGGCTGCGCAACAGCGTCCTGTACATGGTCGGGGTCGTCCCCGCCCTCGTACTCCTCCCGCTGCTGCTTGCCCTCCTCGTCCAGAAGAACATCCCGGGCATCACCTTCTTCCGGTCGGCCTTCTACACGCCGGTGGTCGCGTCCATCGTCGTGGTCGGCCTGATCTGGGTGTGGATGCTGGACGAGCGCGGGCTGGTGAACTCAGCTCTCGAAGCCGTGGGCATCGGCAGGGTCGGCTTCCTCAGCGACCAGTGGCTGCTCCTGTTGAGCGCCATGGCCGTCACGGTCTGGAAGGGCCTCGGCTACTACATGATCATTTACCTGGCGGCACTGGCCAACGTGCCGCGCGAGTTGCACGAGGCAGCCTCGGTGGACGGTGCGGGCGCGGTGCGCCGCTTCTTCACCGTCACCGTGCCCGCCGTGCGCTCCACCATGGTCCTGGTCGCCGCGCTCTCCTCGGTCGCCGCCTTCAAGGTGTTCTCCGAGGTCTATCTGATGGCGGGGCCGAACGGTGGCCCCGCGGGCGAGGACACCACGCTCGTGATGCTCGTGCAGCGCACCGGCACCGGTCTGACCGGCCGCGTCGGCTACGCGTCGGCGATCTCCGTCGTCGTCTTCGTCGTCACCGTCGCGCTGATGCTGCTCGTGCTCCGCGCCGACCGTAAGGAGGACGTGTGAGCGTCACCGAGGACGTCCGCGCCACAACAGGCCTGACCCGCACACCGGTTCGGCGGCGCCGTGCGCCGCGCGTCACCGACGAGAACGGCCGGCGCATCCGTGTCTGGGAGCTCGTGCTGCGCTACGCGCTGCTGCTCGCCGTGCTCGCGATCACCGTCGGGCCCTTCCTCTGGCAGCTGTCCACCTCGCTCAAAGGGACGCACGAGGACATCTTCAGCTCCCCGCCCACGTTCCTTCCGGCCGACCCCACGCTCCACAACT encodes the following:
- a CDS encoding carbohydrate ABC transporter permease encodes the protein MTSPLPTVKTAAETSADTQVTRPAKTPGEPPASRVRRHLPTSPWLFAAPGLAVVAVFILYPFVSTVVNSFTDRRTLIPGEFVGLANFRELLHDDMFWTGLRNSVLYMVGVVPALVLLPLLLALLVQKNIPGITFFRSAFYTPVVASIVVVGLIWVWMLDERGLVNSALEAVGIGRVGFLSDQWLLLLSAMAVTVWKGLGYYMIIYLAALANVPRELHEAASVDGAGAVRRFFTVTVPAVRSTMVLVAALSSVAAFKVFSEVYLMAGPNGGPAGEDTTLVMLVQRTGTGLTGRVGYASAISVVVFVVTVALMLLVLRADRKEDV